CTAATAGATAAGTGGAAGGGACAGGAGGTACTTTGACTCTTTCAGATATGACTCTAAACATGCGGTTAAATAGCTATAACATATCATTTCTTCGTGATTTTTTATTAATTAGTTGTATTTCGGCAAATATCCAGACTGTTTTCGTCGCAGAAATAGGCAAAACCGCGCCGGAAATAGGGAAGTCTGCGATGAAAATATGGAAGTCTGTCATGAAATTAGGGAAGTCCGCCACGGAAATAGGTAAGTTTGCGGGAGAAATAGGACAACTCACGATGAAAATAGGGAAGTTGGCAAGAGAATTACCCAAATCCGCCGCAAAAACAGGTGAAATTATGGCTGAAGTGGAGAAGGTCATGAATTTGAATGACAGCATCTCTTGAGCAATTATTACCTTATAAGATAATAAAACTAAGAAGGCCCTTCGGGGTATTTCTTGTAGCCTTAATGTCTTTGTGCCATTTTTGACCCGATGAAAATACTGATGGTTTGTTTGAGAGATTTGGGAGGATGGAATGGAACCCAAGCGCATATATCATTCACCGTTAGTTTTATCTAAATGGAATATCAACAACAGAATAAGAAATTACCATTGATTAAAAGGACTATCCAATAGTTTGGGATACGGTGATATATTTGCCCTTATATTTTCTATGAATTTTCTTATCATTTCTGACAATCAAATTTTGCTTGAGCGGTTTGATGAATTACTGCTGACCAAAGATCTTTACGACTTATATCGGTGGGATTTTGCATGTAGCAAAAGCAATATAGCCTTACAGGAAGCAGGCATCATTCTGACGGAAGAATTGATGATGGTTGATGAAGAGCGAATGGAAAGAATTAGCCGAGACCTACGACCTCATTTTTTCTCTTCACTGCAAGCAGCTTTTTCCGGCGGAATTGGTTGGGTCGGTTAAGTGTATCAACGTTCATCCAGGACTCAATCCGTTTAACCGGGGTTGGTATCCGCAGGTGTTTTCTATATTGAACAAGAAAAAATCAGGCGCTACTATTCATGAGATTGATGAGCAATTAGACCACGGTCCCATCATAGCTCAGAAAGAAGTAGTGATTGAAAAGTGGGACACGTCACTAAGTGCCTATAATAAAATTCTGAATGCTGAGGTGGACCTACTGAATGAAAATCTGGAAAAAATTATTGAAGGAAATTATACTCCTTTCCGCCCCAAAGAAGAGGGGAATGTGAACTTGAAAAAGGACTTCAATGCTTTGCGCGAGATAGATCTGAATAAGCAAGTGAGTATGGAGGAGGCGATAGACTATTTGAGAGCCATGTCGCACGGAGAGTATAAGAACGCTTGGTTTCTCGATCCAACTTCCGGGAAAAAGGTTTACGTAAGTATAGATTTAGAAACACAGGAAGAAAGTTGATGGGTACACAGGTCAGTGTTTGTATCATCAGCTACAACCACGCAAAATATTTTAGAGAGACGATTGAAAGTGTATTGGTACAACGATGTAGTTTTGAATTTGAAATCATTGTTTGTGACGATCATTCTACAGATGGCACTGAAGAAATTATTAAGGAGTATGCCGCAAAATATCCGACACTGATTAAGGCCTATTATTCGGAGAATAATACTGGCATGCATCGAAATTGGGCAAGAGCATTGAAACTTTGTACTGGCAAATACATCGCCCTTCTGGAAAGCGATGATTACTGGAATGATTCGATGAAATTGCAGAAGCAATATGATATTTTAGAAAAGAATCCCGAAGTGGTGGCTTCGTTTACCGAAGCACATATCATTTACGAAAACAATGCGGACGGCTATCCTTGGTATGTTCAAGGCAAAAAAGAAATCTATACAAGAGAAGACATCATTATAAACAATCTCATGCCGACCTGTACGGTTCTGATGCGCAATAACATCTCGGACAATTTTTTCCCTCCGACTTATTATAAAAGCCCCTTTGCAGATTGGATGATTCACTTCCAAAGTTCATTGTTTGGCAATTTTCATTTTTTGAATGAACCTACCTCTACCTATCGAGTTCATAGCAAAGGAGTTTGGGGAGGTATTGATGAAGAAAAGCAATTGCTAAACCGATTGAAGGCGAATGATTGTATGTATAAAACAGCGACAGCGCCGGATATTCGAAAAAGCATCCGTGAGGCAAGAATTAGCTGGCTACAAAAGATTTGTCATCATTATAAATGCCGCTCGAAATATCTCCAATATGCTAAATTTAGGATTGAACTTTTATTAAACTAAAATGGGAAAGGGAATTTCTGTCATAGTATGTTGTTATAACAGCGCCAAACGCTTGCCTGAAACTTTGGGCCATTTAATAAGGCAAAAGATAAATGGTATTGACTGGGAGATTATAGTGGTGGATAATGCATCCACTGACTCAACAGCAGAAGTCGCTAAGAAAATATTATCCGATACCGCTCCATCTGTAAACTATAAAGTTATCGGCGAGCCAGAACCCGGGTTAATCAATGCAAGAAATAGAGGTTTTGCAAATTCAAGTTTTGAATTTGTTCTTTTTTGTGATGATGACAACTGGTTATCGGAAACATACCTGCAAACTGCTTTTAACCTGATGAGCAGCAATCTTAATATGGGGATATTGGGTGGTTGCGGCGAGGCAGTGTTTGAAGAATCGAAACCCGATTGGTTTGATGATTGTCAAATCAATTTTGCTGTAGGAGACCAAGCCCCCGAACAATTAAATATAGACTTACTTAAACTGGAACATGTTTATGGGGCTGGTTTTATGATTCGCCGCCGATTGTTTGATGAACTGGAAACTGGAAATTTCAAAAGCCTTTTATCCGGAAGAAAAGGTAATCAGCTTATTTCTGGTGAGGACAGCGAGCTATGTTGGGTAGCACAACAGTTAGGTTATGAAATCTGGTATTATAGGAAGTTGCATTTTAAACACCTGATGACAAAAGGAAGAATGAAGTGGAGCTATATTAAGAAACTATATTTTGGATTTGGAAGAGCGAATATTTATACGCAAGCATATTATCATTTCAATGCGAACAAGGGGCTGCCAAATTTTGATTTAAGGTTGCCGTTTTGGTTAGATACTTATGTTCACAAATTGAAAGTACTACTTCTGTTTTTGCCAAGGGTGCTGTTTCACTTTAGGGAGGTTGGGAACAAAAATGTATTGAAATTCTATGGCATGCGTGGAGAGCTATATGAATTGTGGAATCTTAAAGAAAAATACAATGAGGTGTTTCTTAATATCATGAAAATGAAGCAAAAGTTAGCCTCCATGAAAAGAACTGTATAGGATGAGCGACGTTTACTTTTCAATAATTACTCCCACTTACAACAGGGCTCATCTGATTGGAAGGACAATAGAATCGGTCATCCAACAATCGTTTACCGACTGGGAACTTATTATTATAGATGATGGGAGTACAGATAACACCAAAGAAGTGGTGTCTAAATATGTAGATACCCGATTGAAATATTTCTGGCAGGAAAATCTTGAGCGCAGCGCTGCACGGAATAATGGAATCGAAAAGGCAACAGGTGAGTTTATTTGTTTTTTAGATAGTGATGATATCTGGCGAAGTCATCACCTAGAAACGCTCAATCAGGCAATTGGTCAAAACCAGAATAAACCTGGGCTCTATTTCACAGGAATGTGCTGGAATTTTCCGGATAGAAAACAGGATGTAGTTTTTGAAAACCCTAAAGGGGAAAACCCCGTTGAATATGTAATAACTAATCAGATAGGAGTACCATGTACGTGCATCAATCGCGTGATATTTGATAAATACAAATTCAACACAACACTAAAAATAAATGAGGATGTAGAGTTGTTTGCAAGAATTGTATCAGAGTATCCTTTAATGCAAATTCCGATAGTTACTGTAGATGTATTAATTCATGGGGAGAATACGAAAGCTCAGGAGCAAGATTATATTACTCCACAAATAATTGCCACCAGATTAATCTTTAATAATGATTCTTTGAAAAATAGAATTTCAGTTTCGTTTAAGAGAAATCGATTATGCAATTTACGACATCAATTAATTAATCACTACTATAATACAGGGCTATACTATAAAATGAATTTAGAGATTATACGCTTTCTGATTTTATATCCACTTGATCCTCGAAACAAATCGAAACTGGTTTTGCTACTTTACCATTTGCCGGGAGGAAACATTTTGAAAAGCATTATTCGAAAACTAAAATGACGGAAGCACAAATTCCTGCGATTACGGTTTTGATGCCCGTATATAATGCCGCAGCTTTTGTAGGAGAAGCTATTGAAAGCATTTTGTGTCAAACATTTACCGATTTCGAGTTTTTGATTATCAACGATGGCTCCACAGATGATTCGGAAAAGATAATTTTTGGTTATCAAGATTCTCGTATCCGGTATATAAAAAATGAGAGTAATCTGCGCCTGATTGCTACACTGAATAAGGGTATCGAACTGGCTAGGGGGAAATATATTGCCAGAATGGATGCCGATGATATAAGTTTACTAGAGCGGCTACAAATTCAATTTGATTTCATGGAGCGGCATCCGGAAGTAGTGCTCTGCGGTTCATGGTACGAGGCTGTCGGATTGAAATCTCAACTGGTGAAATATGTAGGCGGCCATCAACAAATTATGTTGAAAATGCTTTATCAATGCCATCTCTGTCATCCAACTGTTGTATTTCGCAAGAAGGTAGTGGATAGTTTCCAGCAAAAATTTGATCGGTCTTACTTGCACGCAGAAGATTATGAGTTTTTTACACGGATTGGCGAAACACATCAATTGGATAATATCCAACAGGTACTATTAAAATACCGCCATCATGTAAGCAGCGTGTCGAGTAGTAATCGTCAAATTCAATTTGATAATAGTACGCGGATTAAAAAGCATTTGTTCAGCAGGCTTGGCATGCGTGTAAGCAATCGGCAATTGGAGGTTTTTAGAAAAATTGCAGAGCACAACTATGAAAAATCAATGGATTTTGTAGTGGAGTCTAGAGAGTTATTAGAAGATATGTTTCAAGGCAATGAGAGGAGTTGCTTTTTTGATTCTATATTTTTTAAGAGAGCCATGGCCAGTTATTGGTTCCATGTTTGCTACAATTCAACAAATATGGGCTTTCCGGTTATACAGGCTTATTCTAATTCAGTAATAAGGCAATATTTTAATCCAGGCTGGCTTTACAAATTTAAATTCTTTATCAAGGCGCTTTTCAAAATATGAGCGAGCTTCCTTTTTTTAGCATTATTATCCCGACCTACAATCGGGCAGACTTGATTGGCAAAGCCATTCAAAGTATTGTGACACAAACCTATTCAGACTGGGAATTGATTGTTATTGATGATGGCTCAAAAGATAATACCAAGGATGTTGTTGTTGGATTTAATGATCCTCGGATTAAATATGTATGGCAACAGAACCAGGAACGTTGTGAAGCTAGAAATAACGGTATTAAATTAGCTCAGGGAAAGTATATCTGCTTTTTGGACAGTGATGATTATTATTTGTCCGATCGCCTTCAGTTGTTGTTTGATGAATTATCAATCCGCAAGTTTCCCGTGGAGTTATTTTTCACACCACTGATTCATGAAAAAAATGGTCATTTCAGTCAAATTGAACCGAAAGAAATTTCAGCACAAACTGTTTTTGACGACATAGCACAGTCCGTCATTCACAGCCAGCAGGTGTGTGCGGCCAGAGTCATTTTCAAGGAGTTTCTGTTTGATATCCAATTCCACATTGGAGAGGACATGGAACTGTGGCTGCGCATTGCCCGAAAGTATAACATCACCCTACTAAAAGCCCAACACTCCATTGTGGTTGTAGATCATGAGAACCGTTCGGTTAACTATAAACTCAATAATAGTTATGCGGAACAATTGAAAACACTACGACATATCTTTTCTCCGGAACATTCAGGAAAGGTCGTTTCCAAAAGTATTCAAAACCAGTTAATTGGAAACTGCTATTTTGGAATTGCCCGATTTTATATCTATGACGGGCAACGGTTCCGTGCGTTATGGTGGATGTTTCGTTCTGTTTTTGCTGACTTACAATCTATTCAACAAAAATTCAGGATTAACATATTGTTAAAATTACTCTTTCTCTATCCGATTAAAACCGTTGAAACCCTAATTCATTATTGAACTGAGAGAAATATGAAAATCCTACACGTTATACCATCGCTGAATAAAGGAGGGGCAGAAAGGCTAGCTGTGAATATTAGCACTGAACTAGGGCACCGCCCGGGAGTAGATATTAAATTGGTCACCTTTAGAAAAGACAATGCTTATTTGGGTTTGATCGGTGACGTGGATGCCCAAACTATCCCTGCCTTTGTTATTCCTTCTCTAACTGGCAAAGGAAGGGTGGATGTACACTCATGGATTCGGCTTCTGGATGAATTCAAGCCAGATGTCATTCACTCCCATCTGTTTGAGTCGGAGATGGTGACCCGCTATACACTTCGACCCGGAACAGTTTATGTGACGCATTGTCATGACAACATGGCCCAGTTAAAAAGTTTCTCTTGTAATACGCTTTTCAACAAAACGGCACTGACAAACTTTTATGAACGGAGGCTTATCTTGAAACAATACGAGAAATGCAACAACCATTTTGTGGCTATTTCAAAGGACAATTTCGATTTTATTCGAAGTGTACTTCCTGATTCGTTGAAACAAAATGTGCTTCTAATGCACAATGCCATTCATTTTAAAAAGTTCAATGTAGCGGATAGAGAGAGAAATCGGGCAGAAATTAGGATGGTGAACACCGGGAGGTTCGTCTCGTGGAAAAACCAGATTTTTCTAGTAGAAATTCTCAAACTGCTTCGGGATAGGGGAGTAATTGCAACAATTACTTTTCTCGGCGATGGAGCTGAACTGGCGTTGGTAAAGGCAAAGGTTATCGAATATGGATTGCAAAATCAAATCGAGTTTACTGGGAATGTAGAGCATGTAGAAGCCTATTTGCGCAACGCGAACTTGTATGTTCATACCGCATACATTGAACCTTTTGGCTTGGCATTAGTAGAGGCGATGGCTGCAGGCCTTCCGGTAATTGCGCTTGATGGAGGTGGAAACCGGGATCTGATTCAAGAAGGAGTGAATGGGTACTGCATAAAAAAACAAGAGGCTGATTTATTTGCAGATAAAATAATTGGTTTAATGCGTAACGAAACTTTATATCACACTATGAGTCGTAATGCGGTAGCGTTTGCTAAAGGTTTTGATATGCCAGCTTATGTTGATCGTTTGCTAGAAATGTATCAGCAATGGGTTCGGGAAAATAATCAGAGTATCAAGGCTGATTCGACGAAGGCGGGATAATTTATTTCGGCATTAAAGTTTTGATCCCAAATATGGAAAGCTGAATCCCGCATTTGCTGTTTGGCATTTTCAGGAAGTAGCGCATATTTTTCAATGGTAAAGGCAATGTCCGCCGGACTACAATTTCTAGAAAGAAGAAACCCATTTTCTCCTTCACGGATGATTTCAGAAACACCGCCCACATTAGTTGCAATAGTAGGAATGCCGAAAGAATTGGCCTCCATGATAGAAACTGGCAGGCCTTCAGTTTCGCTAACATTGATGAAGACGTCTATTTTTTCTCTTGCGTAATAATTCAGCAAGTCCTTATTATCGATATGCCCATCCATTCGGAATGAAATATTTGGCAGGCTTTCTAATTTTTCTTTAGCCAATGATTCCATTTGGATTTTCAGTTTGCCATCGCCGACATGCTCCCATTCTATTTCGATATTCTTTATCAGAGTTAGGGATTCTATAATTAGATGGATTCTTTTAAGCGGAATGACGCTGGAGCAACTGACTAATTTTATTTTTACCGTATTCGGTTGCGAGCGATTCGCATTAGGATTGAAAGTGCCCAATCGGGACAGCTTTAATTTATCTGAAAATTGTTGACCGGTTATATTGTCGAGATAATTCTTTCCTGCTTCAGAAATACTGAAACAAGCATTTGCGTGGGTAAGAATATATTTTCTAAAAGGCAAATAGGGTGGATGATGCCTTTCAAAATATAAATCCCATCCGTGAGCGCGACAGAAAAACTTCACCTTAGGATGTTGACGCTTAAACATGCCCATGCCGATAGCCAGATCTTTCATCCAATAAGAATATAGGTAGAGCTGTTTTTCATCTAGAGAATATTCACGCAATAGTTTTTTGATTAAATCATTCATTTCGAATGCTTTAGCGTAACCGCCCAAAAGGATGGAAACGATAGTCTTGCTAAGCGGCAGTTTTCTTTCGCTTTGGATGAAATGAAGTTCTTCGCGAACATCCTTACTGAATATGCTGCATAAAACCAATGCTTTGTTTTTGAGCGAGGCATCATAGGGAATGCGAATGGTTTTGACGTGAGGTGGAAGGGGCCGGGGCGAAGCACCGCTGATACTGGTGGTGATGATGAAAATCTGCTCAAACTTTGCCGCGAGGAAGGGAAACTCATTTTCTACAAACACTTCGCTCTGGCCAAAGGGGAAATCAGAGGTAAGCAAAAGAAGCGTCTTCATATTTCAATGTGCTAAAATACTAAACCTCTCTCCTTACTTAAATGTGCTCGTATTCCAGAAAAAAGCTGGTTTGAGGTTTGATTTCAAGATATAAACAAGAAAGACCGGACAAGCCGGTCTTTCTTGCAAAATTATTCTCTCTCCGAATTAGTCCAAAATCTTTCCGGTCTTTTTAGAAAATCGTACGGTCTTACCTTTTTCCTCTTTCCTTCCAATGCGAGTAGCTTTGCCTTCGCTCATCAACTGAACATTGGAAATATGAATAGATCCAGGGGTTTTAACGATCCCACCCTGAGGATTTTTAGCATTAGGCTTCGTATGCTTGCTGTTAAGGTTCACGCCATCCACAAACACACGGGAGTTCTTGCGGTCCACGTCAATAACACGTCCTTTTTTCCCCTTGTCATCACCGGCGGTAATGATTACTTCGTCATTCTTTTTTACATGAAATTTCATGGCTCTATATTTTCTTTATCTTGGAATTATAATACTTCAGGTGCCAGAGAAACAATCTTCATAAATTGCTTGTCGCGTAGTTCGCGTGCAACTGGACCGAAGATACGCGTACCGCGTGGTTCATCCTGTGGAGTTAACAATACTACGGCGTTGTCATCAAAACGTATATAAGAACCGTCCTTGCGACGGGTAGCGCAAGTTGATCTTACTACGACGGCAGGAGAAACGCTTCCTTTCTTTACGCCACCGGTGGGTAAGGCTTTCTTAATGGTAACAATGACTTTATCACCGATGCGGGCATATCTTCTCTTAGTTCCTCCTAACACACGGATAACCAAAACTTCCTTTGCTCCGCTATTGTCTGCCACGTTGGCTCTTGATTCCTGCTGTAACATTTTTTATTGTTTTGAATTTTAAATGATGGAAGTTAAATGAAATAGTATTACTTAGCTCTTTCCAGCACTTCCACTAACCTCCAGCGCTTGGTTCTGCTATAAGGACGTGTTTCGCTGATTTTCACGGTATCACCAGTCTTGGCATCATTCTTTTCGTCATGAGCCTTAAACTTCTTGGTAGTCTTCACAAACTTTCCGTAGATAGGGTGCTTTACCTTTCTTTCGATAGTAACCGTGATAGTCTTTTCCATTTTATCGCTGGTTACCAGACCAACCCTTTCTTTCCTGAGATTCCTTTCCATAATTGATTAGGCTTTATTATTCTTTTTACGATTTGTTTGTTCCGTGAGCAGGCGGGCAATATTTCTTCTCTTCGCTCGAACGCTCAATGGATTATCTAAAGAAGAAACGGCATGGCCGAATTTCATCTTTTGTAAATCGGCTTGTTCTGTCTTTATTTTTGCATCGAGATCTTCGCCGACATACTGCCGGATATCTTCCTGATTTATCTTCTTATTAGCTCCCATTTTATTTCAGATTTACTGTTGAATTAACCTTCCACCGCGTCACGACGGGTGATGAATTTAGTCTTAACACTCATTTTATGAGCAGCCAAAGTCATTGCTTCGAGTGCTATATTGCGTGGAACGCCGTCCACTTCAAATATGATTCTACCTGCCTGAATGGGCGCCTCCCAACCTTCCGGGTTACCTTTACCTTTACCCATCCGCACTTCTAAAGGCTTCTTGGTGATGGGTTTGTCCGGGAAAATGCGAATCCAAACTTTTCCTTCACGTTTCATGAAGCGGGTGAATGCCACACGAGCCGCTTCAATTTGCTTATTGCTGATTTTGCCGCTTTCTAATGACTTCAAAGCATAGGTGCCAAAAGCAATCTCATGACCGCGCTGGGTGGTTTCTGCCACTCTGCCCTTCTGGGTTTTTCTGAATTTCGTCCGTTTAGGTAATAACATGACTTGGTATTTTTACTTGAGTATTAAACTATCTTCTGTCGCCTCTTTCTCCACGGGTGATTCTTCCCTTTGGTTGGCGTTTTTCTTCTTTTGGTTCCCCGGAAAAATAATCTACCAGATTTTTCTTTCCATATACTTCCCCTTTACAGACCCAAACCTTGATACCGATTTTTCCATAGACCGTCTGGGCCTCTGTGATACTGTAATCAATATCTGCTCTCCAAGTGTGAAGGGGAGTTCTTCCTTGTTTATATTCTTCACTCCGGGCAATTTCTGCACCACCAATACGACCCGATACACGAATCTTGATTCCTTCTGCACCCATACGCATAGCAGAAGCAATCGCCATTTTTACCGCACGACGGTAATTGATACGCGCCTCTAACTGCTTGGCAACGGTTTCACCAACAATAGCTGATTCCATCTCAGGGCGACGAATTTCAACGATATTGATTTGTACATCTTTGCTTGTTAACTTTTTCAACTCTTCTTTCAAACGATCCACTTCGCCGCCACCCCTTCCGATGATGATGCCCGGGCGGCTGGTGTGAATAGCGACAGTCACTCTCTTCATGGTCCTTTCAATCACAATACGAGAAATACCCCCCTTTTGTATACGGGCATTAATGTATTTGCGGATTTTCTCGTCTTCTACGAGTCTGGTAGCAGCGTCTTTTCCGGCGTACCAGTTGCTTTCCCAGCCACGGATGATGCCGAGGCGATTGGATATAGGACTTGTCTTGTGACCCATCTATATTTCTTATTTAATGATTCGTTTTTTTGAAAAATGGAGCGCAAAGATAGATTTTGCCCACATAGTTGCAAATGTTTGTGATAATATTTTCTGCTCCTTTGGTGATATGTGGGGATTTGGGGCTGCTGTTAGGTTCTTTTTATGAATTTTCTGAAAGTATTTGCCCGATAAACGACAAATAATGACAAATATTAACCAAGTATAAAAATTGTCGGCTTATCTTCGCGGCCTTTAATTTTAACACTATGAACAAACAGATTACTTCTCTCTTTACAATGCTTTTCTTTCTTTTCATCACCTCTTCGGCTCAGATAAACGATACGGTTCCTGACCAATTTGCCAATATTGATGGAATAAAAATACACTATAAAATATATGGTAAAGGAGACCCGCTCATTCTCCTTCATGGCTCGTTGGAAAGCATGAAAGACTGGGCCAAGCAAGTGCCTGAATTTTCCCGACACTATCAGGTGATAACAGTGGATAACCGAGGTCATGGTATGAGTACCTTCGAGGATCGTAAGATGGATTACGCACTCCTCTCAGAAGATGTCCTCAAATTAATGAGTGAATTGAAGATTGACAGCGCTCATATTGTAGGTTTCGGTGACGGAGGAATTATGGGGCTTTACCTCGCTATTAACCATCCGGAGAAAGTACGCAAACTAGTAGCGATAGGCGCCAATTATAAAGTAGATACTACGGCCGTTTACGGGCAAATACTTAATAAAGTAAAGGCCTGGGACAATGAAAAAATGTATCAGTTTGTAAAAAATAATTTCAAAGGATACCAAAACTTTAGTCAGATCACCCAATTTACTCAGCGCATGAAAACCATGCTGTTGACCGAGCCGAATTTGACATTAAATAACTTGAGGGAGATAAAATGCCCGGTGTTATTTATAGCCGGTGATCATGACATCATCAAGCTAACGCATACGGATGAAATGTTTGAAAACGTAAAATACGGTAACCTGCTTATTGTTCCTGGAACAAAGCACTATCCTCAAAAGGAAAAACCGCAGTTAGTTAATACTGCTATTCAGGATTTCCTGAATAAAAGGTTTGTGAGTTTAAGTCGCTTTTAATAAGATGATGAAAGGATACCCAAAAAAAAAGCCCGCAGGTCTTCAGACCTGCGGGCTTGTATGTTTAAAGAGTTGACTGGTTACTTCACATTTCCGATAAACACTCTCTTGGTAGTAGTAACCCCTTCGTTCTTCACTTTTACAATCAAGTAAGCAGCTTCCAGATTTGGAATCTCCTTAGAGTAGATAGAAGAGCGACCGAATTGCTCGCTGCTGATTAGTTGACCGATGATATTGTAGAGATCAATCTCTGCCTCCACCTTGGTTTGACCACCGAAGTCAATAAACACGCGGTTGTCAGCACTCCAGATATTCAGCTTCTTGCTCGTGTTGTTTGCCAAGCCTGTAGCTTCTCTCGAAGTAATAGTGATGGTCTGAGACGTAACAGACTTACAACCTGCTTCGTTCAGCACGGTCAACGAAACCGTGTAAACACCCTCGCTGGTGTAACGGTGAGTAGCATCAGTGGTGCTGGCATTGCTTCCATCGCCAAAGTTCCATTCAGT
This portion of the Bacteroidota bacterium genome encodes:
- a CDS encoding glycosyltransferase family 2 protein, which translates into the protein MGKGISVIVCCYNSAKRLPETLGHLIRQKINGIDWEIIVVDNASTDSTAEVAKKILSDTAPSVNYKVIGEPEPGLINARNRGFANSSFEFVLFCDDDNWLSETYLQTAFNLMSSNLNMGILGGCGEAVFEESKPDWFDDCQINFAVGDQAPEQLNIDLLKLEHVYGAGFMIRRRLFDELETGNFKSLLSGRKGNQLISGEDSELCWVAQQLGYEIWYYRKLHFKHLMTKGRMKWSYIKKLYFGFGRANIYTQAYYHFNANKGLPNFDLRLPFWLDTYVHKLKVLLLFLPRVLFHFREVGNKNVLKFYGMRGELYELWNLKEKYNEVFLNIMKMKQKLASMKRTV
- a CDS encoding glycosyltransferase produces the protein MKTLLLLTSDFPFGQSEVFVENEFPFLAAKFEQIFIITTSISGASPRPLPPHVKTIRIPYDASLKNKALVLCSIFSKDVREELHFIQSERKLPLSKTIVSILLGGYAKAFEMNDLIKKLLREYSLDEKQLYLYSYWMKDLAIGMGMFKRQHPKVKFFCRAHGWDLYFERHHPPYLPFRKYILTHANACFSISEAGKNYLDNITGQQFSDKLKLSRLGTFNPNANRSQPNTVKIKLVSCSSVIPLKRIHLIIESLTLIKNIEIEWEHVGDGKLKIQMESLAKEKLESLPNISFRMDGHIDNKDLLNYYAREKIDVFINVSETEGLPVSIMEANSFGIPTIATNVGGVSEIIREGENGFLLSRNCSPADIAFTIEKYALLPENAKQQMRDSAFHIWDQNFNAEINYPAFVESALIL
- a CDS encoding glycosyltransferase; this translates as MGTQVSVCIISYNHAKYFRETIESVLVQRCSFEFEIIVCDDHSTDGTEEIIKEYAAKYPTLIKAYYSENNTGMHRNWARALKLCTGKYIALLESDDYWNDSMKLQKQYDILEKNPEVVASFTEAHIIYENNADGYPWYVQGKKEIYTREDIIINNLMPTCTVLMRNNISDNFFPPTYYKSPFADWMIHFQSSLFGNFHFLNEPTSTYRVHSKGVWGGIDEEKQLLNRLKANDCMYKTATAPDIRKSIREARISWLQKICHHYKCRSKYLQYAKFRIELLLN
- a CDS encoding glycosyltransferase family 2 protein, with product MTEAQIPAITVLMPVYNAAAFVGEAIESILCQTFTDFEFLIINDGSTDDSEKIIFGYQDSRIRYIKNESNLRLIATLNKGIELARGKYIARMDADDISLLERLQIQFDFMERHPEVVLCGSWYEAVGLKSQLVKYVGGHQQIMLKMLYQCHLCHPTVVFRKKVVDSFQQKFDRSYLHAEDYEFFTRIGETHQLDNIQQVLLKYRHHVSSVSSSNRQIQFDNSTRIKKHLFSRLGMRVSNRQLEVFRKIAEHNYEKSMDFVVESRELLEDMFQGNERSCFFDSIFFKRAMASYWFHVCYNSTNMGFPVIQAYSNSVIRQYFNPGWLYKFKFFIKALFKI
- a CDS encoding glycosyltransferase produces the protein MSELPFFSIIIPTYNRADLIGKAIQSIVTQTYSDWELIVIDDGSKDNTKDVVVGFNDPRIKYVWQQNQERCEARNNGIKLAQGKYICFLDSDDYYLSDRLQLLFDELSIRKFPVELFFTPLIHEKNGHFSQIEPKEISAQTVFDDIAQSVIHSQQVCAARVIFKEFLFDIQFHIGEDMELWLRIARKYNITLLKAQHSIVVVDHENRSVNYKLNNSYAEQLKTLRHIFSPEHSGKVVSKSIQNQLIGNCYFGIARFYIYDGQRFRALWWMFRSVFADLQSIQQKFRINILLKLLFLYPIKTVETLIHY
- a CDS encoding dTDP-4-amino-4,6-dideoxyglucose formyltransferase; translated protein: MKSEWKELAETYDLIFSLHCKQLFPAELVGSVKCINVHPGLNPFNRGWYPQVFSILNKKKSGATIHEIDEQLDHGPIIAQKEVVIEKWDTSLSAYNKILNAEVDLLNENLEKIIEGNYTPFRPKEEGNVNLKKDFNALREIDLNKQVSMEEAIDYLRAMSHGEYKNAWFLDPTSGKKVYVSIDLETQEES
- a CDS encoding glycosyltransferase family 4 protein, which translates into the protein MKILHVIPSLNKGGAERLAVNISTELGHRPGVDIKLVTFRKDNAYLGLIGDVDAQTIPAFVIPSLTGKGRVDVHSWIRLLDEFKPDVIHSHLFESEMVTRYTLRPGTVYVTHCHDNMAQLKSFSCNTLFNKTALTNFYERRLILKQYEKCNNHFVAISKDNFDFIRSVLPDSLKQNVLLMHNAIHFKKFNVADRERNRAEIRMVNTGRFVSWKNQIFLVEILKLLRDRGVIATITFLGDGAELALVKAKVIEYGLQNQIEFTGNVEHVEAYLRNANLYVHTAYIEPFGLALVEAMAAGLPVIALDGGGNRDLIQEGVNGYCIKKQEADLFADKIIGLMRNETLYHTMSRNAVAFAKGFDMPAYVDRLLEMYQQWVRENNQSIKADSTKAG
- the rplX gene encoding 50S ribosomal protein L24; the encoded protein is MKFHVKKNDEVIITAGDDKGKKGRVIDVDRKNSRVFVDGVNLNSKHTKPNAKNPQGGIVKTPGSIHISNVQLMSEGKATRIGRKEEKGKTVRFSKKTGKILD
- a CDS encoding glycosyltransferase family 2 protein, producing MSDVYFSIITPTYNRAHLIGRTIESVIQQSFTDWELIIIDDGSTDNTKEVVSKYVDTRLKYFWQENLERSAARNNGIEKATGEFICFLDSDDIWRSHHLETLNQAIGQNQNKPGLYFTGMCWNFPDRKQDVVFENPKGENPVEYVITNQIGVPCTCINRVIFDKYKFNTTLKINEDVELFARIVSEYPLMQIPIVTVDVLIHGENTKAQEQDYITPQIIATRLIFNNDSLKNRISVSFKRNRLCNLRHQLINHYYNTGLYYKMNLEIIRFLILYPLDPRNKSKLVLLLYHLPGGNILKSIIRKLK